Proteins found in one Methylobacter sp. S3L5C genomic segment:
- the ppk1 gene encoding polyphosphate kinase 1 — protein MSIQTKQTLTTESKAEHFDLGASEWYLNRELTWLEFNKRVLWEAEDERTPLLERVKFIAIVSSNLDEFFMKRIGGLKQQVGAGIIELSVDGRSPQQQITECYAVVRQLEAKKEMLLTQLIGLLEQQDIRILPYLELSKEQQKIMREYYIQNIFPLVTPQAIDPAHPFPFISNLSLNILTGVGSAETDEMTLVRIKIPVGSKVPRFIQVGAEQLYVALGDLIANNLDLLFPGMKIVFCDLFRVTRNAITEKDEEQADDLLQMIESELRERKFAPVVRLEIAATMGILQSGRLAAELGLDEEKDVFVVNQRLAMTDLFQIAGIIRPDLLYPPHHPCDHPKLTGLPNIFHAIREQGSILLQHPYESFVTTVERFVKEASRDPNVQAIKMTLYRTSAGTKIVQYLIDAALNGKQVAVVVELKARFDESANIKWAHRMESAGIHVTYGVVGLKTHSKVIYVVRQDYNGLRLYAHIGTGNYHAGTARLYTDLGMLTCDKKIGEELTELFNYLTTGLVPKRNYQNLLIAPNKLKSKLLEKIEREISKHSVKSPGLIQFKMNALEDMDITRALYQAAQAGVKIDLIIRDTCRLRPGIPGLSDKIRVISIVGRFLEHSRIFYFKNGGEEEYFIGSADCMKRNLESRVEVVTPVQKPELQAVLRQIITIQLTNQRSVWEMQADGQYSQCQSKDKQLGVQEMLIKLANSRFDEAQKIKIHKKAKRYGINRNTD, from the coding sequence ATGAGCATTCAAACAAAACAAACATTAACCACTGAGTCTAAAGCCGAACATTTTGATCTTGGTGCATCCGAATGGTATCTGAATCGTGAATTAACCTGGCTGGAATTTAATAAACGGGTGCTATGGGAAGCTGAAGATGAGCGTACTCCGTTATTGGAACGGGTTAAGTTTATTGCAATTGTCAGCTCCAATCTGGATGAGTTTTTTATGAAACGGATCGGTGGACTTAAGCAACAGGTTGGTGCTGGGATTATTGAGTTAAGTGTTGATGGACGTAGTCCGCAACAACAAATTACCGAATGTTATGCCGTTGTTCGTCAACTTGAAGCCAAAAAAGAAATGCTGTTAACGCAACTTATTGGCTTGCTTGAGCAGCAGGATATTCGGATTTTACCTTATCTGGAGTTATCCAAAGAGCAGCAGAAAATAATGCGTGAATACTATATTCAAAATATTTTTCCATTGGTAACGCCACAAGCCATTGATCCGGCACATCCTTTCCCTTTTATCTCTAACCTGTCTTTAAATATACTGACTGGGGTTGGTAGCGCTGAGACGGATGAAATGACGCTGGTGCGTATTAAAATTCCTGTTGGCTCCAAGGTACCACGTTTTATCCAGGTAGGTGCCGAGCAACTTTATGTGGCTCTGGGAGATTTGATTGCAAATAATCTTGATTTGCTCTTTCCCGGTATGAAAATAGTTTTTTGCGATTTATTTCGGGTTACGCGTAATGCGATCACTGAAAAAGATGAAGAACAGGCCGATGACCTTTTGCAAATGATTGAATCTGAATTGCGTGAGCGTAAATTTGCTCCTGTTGTGCGTCTGGAAATTGCCGCAACCATGGGGATATTGCAAAGTGGGCGCTTGGCGGCTGAGTTGGGACTTGATGAAGAAAAAGACGTTTTTGTCGTTAATCAACGGTTGGCAATGACTGATCTGTTTCAGATTGCCGGTATTATTCGGCCAGATCTACTTTATCCACCCCATCATCCCTGCGATCACCCAAAATTGACTGGGTTGCCGAATATTTTCCACGCGATTCGTGAACAAGGTTCCATTTTATTGCAACATCCCTACGAATCGTTTGTTACTACTGTCGAGCGGTTTGTCAAAGAAGCCAGTCGCGATCCAAATGTGCAAGCAATTAAAATGACGCTATATAGAACTTCAGCCGGTACCAAGATAGTTCAATACCTGATTGATGCAGCGTTAAATGGTAAACAGGTAGCGGTTGTGGTCGAGTTGAAAGCACGTTTTGATGAATCAGCTAATATTAAATGGGCGCATCGTATGGAGAGTGCCGGCATTCATGTAACATACGGAGTGGTTGGATTAAAAACCCACAGCAAGGTTATTTATGTCGTTAGGCAGGATTATAACGGCCTGCGTCTTTATGCCCATATTGGTACCGGAAATTATCATGCCGGAACGGCAAGGCTTTATACCGATTTGGGTATGTTGACTTGTGATAAAAAAATAGGTGAAGAATTAACGGAGTTATTCAATTACTTGACTACCGGTCTGGTGCCCAAGCGTAATTATCAAAATTTACTGATAGCGCCCAATAAGTTAAAGTCAAAGCTGCTAGAGAAAATTGAGCGCGAAATCAGTAAACATTCGGTAAAATCACCCGGTTTAATTCAGTTTAAAATGAATGCCCTGGAAGATATGGACATTACCAGGGCGCTATATCAAGCCGCTCAGGCCGGCGTAAAAATTGATCTGATTATTCGTGATACCTGCCGATTAAGGCCAGGTATTCCCGGGTTATCTGATAAGATTCGGGTCATTAGTATTGTTGGACGTTTTTTGGAGCATTCCCGTATCTTTTATTTTAAAAATGGTGGCGAGGAAGAATACTTCATTGGCTCGGCTGACTGTATGAAGCGCAATCTGGAAAGTCGTGTAGAAGTGGTTACACCAGTGCAAAAACCGGAACTACAGGCCGTTCTGCGGCAAATAATAACCATTCAACTGACCAATCAACGCAGTGTCTGGGAAATGCAGGCTGATGGTCAATATAGTCAATGTCAGTCTAAAGATAAGCAATTGGGCGTTCAGGAAATGTTGATTAAATTAGCTAATAGTCGTTTTGATGAAGCCCAAAAAATTAAAATTCATAAAAAAGCTAAAAGATATGGCATTAACAGAAATACTGACTGA
- a CDS encoding glycogen/starch/alpha-glucan phosphorylase, with product MSTKKFAISQTMSLITKLSEQDMSKPDFIDDFKQYYGRLLGRDENCRLPYYAGEALSLAIRDRLMKRWKATHQIYKNSDCRRGYYLSMEFLMGRTLSNAMLNLGVTDTVTQAMYDLGIEIEELIGSEQDAGLGNGGLGRLAACFIDSCATLQLPVISYGLRYEYGMFTQTIVNGEQVEKPDHWLRHGNVWEIERLEYSHCIKFGGHTEIQTDESGEQRHCWIATCNLLAVPFDTPIPGYKNGTVNTLRLWKAVATEEFNLDEFNAGDYAEAVAAKIAAENITMVLYPNDANENGKELRLRQQYFLASASLQDVIAHWTAIHGNNFSDFAEKRCFQLNDTHPSIAIAELMRLLMDIQGLTWSEAWIITEHTMAYTNHTLLPEALEKWSVRLMQRLLPRVMEIIFEINTHFMIEASMHWPGDRERLRRMSLIEEGDEQQVRMAHLAIVGSFSVNGVARLHTRLLQEGLFSDFYALWPHKFNNKTNGVTPRRWLAACNPELASLITEVIGGDWVTDLSQLKKLEPFADDAQFRERWRAIKQAAKQRLIDYKQRKNDTDLNFNVDAILDVQVKRIHEYKRQLLTVLHVIHLYNGIKKGDIDSRVPRFVLIGGKAAPGYRMAKKIIKLINNVAQVINNDPVTDKRLSLLFLKDYRVSAMERICPGVDLSEQISTAGKEASGTGNMKLMMNGAITIGTLDGANIEIREEVGDENFFLFGLTEEQIEAKRGHYNPVAIIEQDEDLQQVMQLLESGYFNQFEPGLFDDLINAIKSEHDPWMTIADFRSYIDAQKCVEEAYRDKDRWTKMSILNCANSGKFSSDRTIGEYNRDIWKLTPQSVTPD from the coding sequence ATGTCCACTAAGAAATTTGCTATCAGTCAGACCATGTCATTAATCACAAAACTTTCCGAGCAGGATATGAGCAAACCTGATTTTATTGATGATTTTAAACAATATTATGGGCGTTTACTGGGTAGGGATGAAAATTGCCGATTGCCTTATTATGCCGGCGAAGCTTTATCATTGGCGATTCGTGACCGCTTGATGAAGCGCTGGAAGGCTACCCATCAAATCTATAAAAACAGTGACTGTAGACGAGGTTATTATCTGTCCATGGAATTTTTGATGGGTCGCACGTTAAGCAATGCCATGCTTAATCTGGGCGTAACCGATACGGTTACTCAAGCCATGTATGATCTGGGTATTGAAATTGAAGAGTTAATTGGCAGTGAGCAAGATGCAGGTCTGGGTAATGGCGGTTTGGGGCGTCTTGCTGCTTGTTTTATAGACAGTTGTGCAACCTTACAATTGCCGGTTATCAGTTATGGTTTACGTTACGAATATGGCATGTTTACCCAGACCATTGTTAATGGTGAGCAGGTTGAAAAACCTGATCATTGGTTGCGTCATGGTAACGTCTGGGAAATTGAGCGACTGGAGTATTCGCACTGCATCAAATTTGGCGGTCATACTGAAATTCAAACGGATGAAAGTGGCGAACAGCGGCATTGCTGGATAGCGACTTGCAATTTGCTGGCAGTGCCATTTGACACACCGATACCCGGCTATAAAAATGGCACCGTTAATACCTTGCGGTTGTGGAAGGCAGTAGCGACCGAAGAGTTTAACCTGGATGAGTTTAATGCGGGCGATTATGCGGAAGCGGTCGCCGCAAAAATTGCTGCTGAAAATATCACGATGGTGTTGTATCCCAATGATGCCAATGAAAATGGTAAAGAGCTGAGATTGCGGCAGCAATATTTTCTGGCTTCAGCCAGCTTGCAGGATGTCATTGCACACTGGACAGCCATACATGGTAATAATTTCAGTGATTTTGCCGAAAAAAGATGTTTCCAGTTAAATGATACCCATCCGAGTATTGCCATTGCCGAATTGATGCGCCTGTTAATGGATATTCAAGGTTTAACATGGAGTGAGGCGTGGATTATCACGGAACATACCATGGCCTATACCAACCACACTTTGTTGCCTGAGGCGCTTGAAAAATGGTCGGTTAGATTGATGCAACGGTTATTGCCAAGAGTGATGGAGATTATTTTTGAAATTAATACCCATTTTATGATTGAAGCCTCCATGCATTGGCCCGGCGACAGAGAGCGCTTACGGAGAATGTCACTCATAGAGGAAGGTGATGAGCAACAAGTAAGAATGGCACATCTTGCCATCGTGGGCAGTTTTTCAGTCAATGGTGTGGCAAGGTTACATACCCGATTACTGCAGGAAGGTTTATTCAGTGATTTTTATGCTTTATGGCCGCATAAATTTAATAATAAAACCAACGGCGTGACGCCACGACGCTGGTTGGCGGCCTGTAATCCGGAGTTGGCAAGTCTTATAACAGAAGTGATAGGTGGCGATTGGGTAACTGATTTATCGCAGTTAAAAAAGCTGGAACCTTTTGCTGATGACGCCCAATTTCGGGAGCGCTGGCGGGCAATTAAACAGGCAGCAAAGCAACGATTGATTGATTATAAACAGCGTAAAAATGACACCGATCTAAATTTTAATGTTGATGCCATACTCGATGTACAGGTTAAGCGTATTCATGAATACAAGCGTCAATTATTGACGGTATTGCATGTCATTCATCTTTATAACGGTATTAAAAAAGGTGATATTGATAGTCGGGTGCCAAGATTCGTATTAATCGGCGGTAAAGCGGCACCTGGTTATCGCATGGCAAAAAAAATTATTAAATTAATTAATAATGTTGCCCAGGTTATTAATAACGACCCCGTAACAGACAAGAGATTATCGTTACTGTTTTTGAAGGATTATAGGGTTTCTGCTATGGAAAGAATATGTCCTGGCGTTGATTTGTCAGAGCAAATATCGACGGCAGGCAAGGAAGCGTCGGGCACCGGCAACATGAAACTGATGATGAACGGCGCTATCACTATTGGAACACTGGACGGAGCCAACATCGAGATTCGTGAAGAAGTAGGTGATGAAAACTTTTTTCTGTTCGGTTTGACTGAAGAACAAATTGAAGCAAAGCGGGGGCATTATAATCCGGTCGCTATTATCGAGCAGGATGAAGACCTGCAGCAGGTTATGCAGCTACTGGAGTCTGGTTACTTTAACCAGTTTGAACCGGGACTCTTTGATGACCTGATTAACGCAATAAAAAGTGAGCATGACCCCTGGATGACCATTGCTGATTTTCGCAGTTACATTGATGCTCAAAAATGTGTTGAAGAGGCCTATCGGGATAAAGATCGTTGGACCAAAATGAGTATTTTAAATTGTGCAAACAGTGGTAAATTCTCAAGCGATAGAACAATTGGCGAATACAACCGCGATATCTGGAAATTAACACCACAATCGGTAACGCCCGATTAA
- a CDS encoding bifunctional acetyl coenzyme A synthetase (ADP forming), alpha domain/GNAT family N-acetyltransferase — protein sequence MGPHYLNRFFTPKSVAIVGASERENSVGYRLLLNMQEAGFKGGLYPVNNKRDELLGLKAYPDLNAVPEDLDLVVIATPAPSVPGIVQQCGENGVTSIIIITAGFGELGSEGKRLQQEVLDIAHRYSIRIIGPNCLGVIRPSGCLNATFGDGTVKDGSLALLSQSGAVCTAILDWAKVQDIGFSTVVSMGGAADIDFGEVLDYLATDSKTTGILMYVEGIRDARRFLSGLKAAARLKPVILIKSGRHEAGCKAAMSHTGAMVGGDSVFDAAIARAGVVRVYSITELFSAARVLANNYVVKKDHLAIITNAGGPGVMSTDRAEDVGIVMAELSPASIIALNEALPVHWSHANPVDILGDATSDRYQKALDICLKDKNVDGVLVILTPQAMTNPTQVALSIIEGANTSKKPVLASWTGGAKVQEGRNLFANSKVAHFSTPEVAVDAFSFLAKYAQNQILLKQIPSPGDELAKPDVQGARLIIERVLAEGRQVLTAQESKAILAAFHIPVTQTIKVSSVKDAMIAAETLRFPVVLKVNMAEFSHKSDIGGVKLNINSVQEISRDYLEMEAAIKRNHPEITEVGMTVEPMFKRPNGRELMIGVVRDPVFGPAISFGLGGTMVEILKDNTVALPPLNAYMVEQMIAKTKAAMYLEAFRQLPPANKKALIDVLLNISTMVSELPEILELDINPLIVDEQGVMAVDARIKAQLSNQLSPYSHMAIHPYPYQLTQSFQLANGANITIRPIRPEDAVLEKDFHNRLSERTKYFRFMQALQELTPEMMVRFTQIDYDREMAFVAVTEDENLPSELGVGRYLMNPDGNSVEFALVVADDCQCLGIGSRIMRALIQTAKSKGMLFFEGEVLVINTPMLSLVKKLGFSIETIPDDSEVVRVVKDLRQ from the coding sequence ATGGGTCCTCATTACTTAAACCGTTTTTTCACCCCTAAATCAGTTGCCATTGTTGGTGCGTCAGAACGCGAAAACAGTGTCGGTTATCGGCTATTGCTTAATATGCAAGAAGCCGGTTTTAAAGGCGGTCTTTATCCTGTCAACAATAAACGTGACGAATTATTGGGCTTAAAAGCTTATCCTGACTTAAATGCTGTTCCTGAAGATTTGGATTTGGTGGTTATTGCCACACCTGCCCCAAGTGTCCCTGGTATTGTTCAACAATGTGGTGAAAATGGGGTTACCTCTATCATTATTATTACTGCCGGCTTTGGTGAACTGGGATCAGAGGGAAAACGACTGCAACAAGAAGTATTGGATATTGCTCATCGTTACAGTATCCGTATTATCGGGCCGAACTGTCTGGGCGTTATTCGCCCTAGCGGATGCCTTAATGCCACATTCGGTGATGGTACGGTTAAAGATGGCAGTCTGGCACTATTATCGCAATCAGGTGCCGTTTGCACGGCAATCCTGGACTGGGCTAAAGTGCAAGATATCGGTTTTTCAACTGTTGTCTCAATGGGTGGTGCCGCTGATATTGATTTTGGTGAAGTGCTGGATTATCTCGCAACCGATAGTAAAACTACCGGCATCTTGATGTATGTGGAAGGCATACGCGATGCACGGCGTTTTTTAAGTGGCCTTAAAGCTGCCGCGCGTTTAAAGCCGGTTATCCTGATTAAATCAGGTCGTCATGAAGCGGGTTGCAAAGCCGCCATGTCCCATACCGGAGCCATGGTTGGCGGTGACAGTGTCTTTGATGCCGCCATTGCACGAGCTGGCGTCGTCAGAGTTTATAGCATCACCGAATTATTTTCTGCTGCCCGGGTTTTAGCCAACAATTATGTCGTCAAAAAAGATCATTTGGCGATTATTACCAATGCCGGCGGCCCCGGTGTAATGAGTACCGACCGTGCTGAAGATGTCGGTATAGTGATGGCGGAGCTGAGCCCTGCCAGCATTATCGCGTTAAATGAGGCCTTACCCGTACATTGGTCGCATGCCAATCCTGTTGATATTCTCGGTGATGCCACCTCTGACCGCTACCAGAAAGCGTTGGATATTTGCCTTAAAGATAAAAATGTCGACGGTGTACTGGTTATTTTGACGCCTCAGGCAATGACCAACCCCACCCAAGTTGCGCTAAGCATCATTGAAGGCGCCAATACCAGCAAAAAACCGGTGCTGGCTTCCTGGACCGGTGGCGCAAAAGTTCAGGAAGGCAGGAATCTTTTTGCCAATAGTAAGGTAGCCCACTTTAGTACACCTGAAGTGGCTGTCGATGCCTTTTCATTTTTAGCCAAGTATGCCCAAAACCAGATTTTACTTAAACAAATCCCGTCTCCTGGCGATGAACTGGCAAAGCCCGATGTGCAAGGTGCCCGTTTAATTATTGAGCGCGTACTTGCAGAAGGCCGTCAGGTTTTAACTGCTCAGGAATCTAAAGCCATACTTGCCGCTTTCCATATTCCAGTCACCCAGACTATCAAGGTATCCAGTGTCAAAGATGCCATGATTGCCGCTGAAACCTTACGCTTTCCGGTAGTTTTAAAAGTTAATATGGCTGAATTTAGCCATAAATCCGATATAGGCGGGGTTAAGCTTAATATTAATAGTGTTCAGGAGATTTCCCGCGACTATTTGGAAATGGAAGCCGCCATTAAGCGTAATCACCCTGAAATAACTGAAGTCGGCATGACGGTTGAACCCATGTTCAAAAGGCCCAATGGCCGGGAACTGATGATCGGTGTAGTCAGGGATCCCGTGTTTGGCCCTGCCATCAGCTTTGGTCTGGGCGGCACCATGGTCGAAATCTTAAAGGATAATACCGTCGCCCTGCCGCCGCTTAATGCCTATATGGTTGAGCAAATGATTGCTAAAACCAAGGCAGCCATGTATCTGGAGGCATTTCGTCAATTACCGCCCGCGAATAAAAAGGCCTTGATTGATGTACTCCTGAATATATCGACTATGGTTAGTGAGCTACCAGAAATTTTAGAGTTGGATATTAATCCCTTGATCGTCGATGAACAAGGCGTAATGGCTGTTGATGCACGCATTAAAGCCCAATTGTCCAATCAGTTATCGCCTTATTCCCACATGGCGATTCACCCTTATCCTTACCAATTAACCCAGAGCTTTCAATTAGCTAACGGCGCTAATATCACGATCCGTCCTATCCGTCCTGAAGACGCCGTTTTGGAAAAAGATTTTCATAATCGCTTGTCCGAGCGCACTAAATATTTTCGGTTTATGCAGGCGTTACAGGAATTAACACCGGAAATGATGGTTCGTTTCACACAAATCGATTATGACCGTGAAATGGCTTTTGTTGCCGTAACAGAGGATGAAAACCTCCCCAGCGAACTGGGTGTTGGCCGCTACCTGATGAATCCGGACGGCAATTCTGTAGAATTTGCGCTGGTGGTTGCTGATGACTGTCAGTGTTTAGGTATAGGCAGCAGAATCATGCGGGCATTGATACAAACCGCCAAATCCAAAGGCATGTTGTTTTTTGAAGGTGAAGTTTTGGTAATTAATACACCCATGTTATCGCTGGTTAAAAAATTGGGCTTCAGTATAGAAACCATTCCTGATGATAGTGAAGTTGTGCGTGTTGTTAAGGACTTAAGGCAATAA
- a CDS encoding nucleoside triphosphate pyrophosphohydrolase family protein, whose amino-acid sequence MNKNLQLVRELHDAFSCRQAEQGANQSLSEMDIILRQGLLMEEGSKLLKAFKVGDMVAILAAMINLSYCALEAIAIAGADVLDRSVAWQHDGHVISLMRLFSDKINRCTSGSPEDYSAVYCLCAYLSRSFINADFDKAFQMIHDGKMSQADYEQPEGMPKHKVADLSDCLYE is encoded by the coding sequence ATGAACAAAAACTTGCAGTTGGTTAGAGAACTTCACGATGCATTTTCATGCCGTCAGGCAGAACAGGGAGCCAATCAATCCTTATCCGAAATGGATATTATACTGCGTCAGGGCTTGCTTATGGAGGAAGGGAGTAAGTTATTAAAAGCCTTTAAAGTCGGGGATATGGTCGCTATTTTAGCCGCGATGATTAATTTGTCTTATTGTGCCTTGGAAGCTATTGCCATTGCCGGAGCGGATGTTTTGGACAGGTCGGTAGCGTGGCAACATGATGGTCATGTCATCTCTTTAATGCGTCTTTTTTCTGACAAGATTAATCGTTGTACCTCGGGCAGTCCTGAAGATTATTCAGCGGTTTATTGTTTATGTGCTTATTTATCGAGAAGTTTTATTAATGCAGATTTTGATAAAGCGTTTCAAATGATTCATGATGGTAAAATGTCGCAAGCGGATTATGAACAACCCGAGGGAATGCCAAAACACAAAGTAGCTGATTTGAGTGATTGTCTTTACGAATAA
- a CDS encoding 4a-hydroxytetrahydrobiopterin dehydratase, with protein MGWRDKTQDETYSDEEVESRLKEYIPHWYLENGWIRRKYRTSGWKGTLMVVNTVGHLAEAAFHHPDLTVSYAFVIVKLMNHAAKGITNKDFELAQKIEEVIMWQPGKYGGALEGTPDDPRFKYLKYD; from the coding sequence ATGGGCTGGAGAGATAAAACACAAGATGAAACCTATTCTGATGAAGAGGTTGAAAGTCGGTTGAAGGAATACATACCACACTGGTATCTGGAGAACGGCTGGATTCGCCGTAAATATAGAACCAGCGGGTGGAAAGGGACGTTAATGGTGGTTAATACGGTGGGGCATTTGGCGGAGGCGGCGTTTCATCATCCTGATCTTACGGTATCTTATGCTTTTGTGATTGTTAAATTAATGAATCATGCCGCAAAAGGCATTACCAATAAGGATTTTGAATTGGCTCAGAAAATCGAAGAGGTCATTATGTGGCAACCGGGTAAATACGGTGGCGCATTAGAAGGTACACCCGATGATCCACGGTTTAAATATCTTAAATATGATTAA
- a CDS encoding IS5 family transposase, with product MKRITLSDEEWTRILASLKKLPGVHIGLPDICRQFVIAILWILRTGAQWRVLPSTYGKWNSIFKRFSRWCINGIWGEILCHLAEDADLQDVSMDGSVIRAHACAAGAAYSSAENEALGRSKGGFGCKIHALCDGLGMPIKFILTGGQEAECKQAISLLENVNASAVLADKAYDTNELREWLASREIKAVIPPKSNRKEDIECDYWHYKERHAIECMFGKLKHYRRIATRYEKKAINYMGMLSFSSVLLWLR from the coding sequence ATGAAGCGGATAACATTAAGTGATGAAGAGTGGACTCGTATTTTGGCAAGCTTAAAAAAATTGCCTGGAGTTCATATCGGTTTACCCGATATTTGCAGGCAGTTTGTTATTGCCATTTTGTGGATATTACGTACGGGAGCACAGTGGCGTGTATTACCGTCAACGTATGGTAAATGGAATAGCATCTTCAAGCGTTTTTCACGTTGGTGTATCAATGGCATATGGGGTGAAATTCTCTGTCATCTTGCTGAAGACGCTGATTTACAAGATGTTTCCATGGATGGTTCAGTTATTAGAGCACATGCCTGCGCAGCTGGAGCGGCATATAGTTCTGCTGAGAATGAAGCACTTGGGCGCTCCAAAGGTGGATTTGGTTGTAAGATTCACGCGCTTTGTGATGGCTTGGGCATGCCCATCAAATTTATCCTGACAGGCGGGCAGGAGGCTGAATGCAAGCAAGCCATATCTTTATTGGAAAATGTTAATGCTTCAGCCGTTTTAGCAGACAAAGCCTACGACACGAACGAGTTGCGGGAGTGGTTAGCCAGTCGTGAAATAAAAGCGGTTATCCCACCTAAATCGAACCGAAAAGAAGATATTGAGTGCGATTATTGGCATTATAAGGAGCGGCATGCCATTGAATGTATGTTCGGTAAGCTCAAGCACTATCGCAGAATTGCTACACGATATGAGAAAAAAGCTATTAATTACATGGGGATGCTATCATTTTCCTCGGTGCTTTTATGGCTGAGGTGA
- a CDS encoding septal ring lytic transglycosylase RlpA family protein, with the protein MMPYPSCFYKAKYPLPTGFLVGLMLLSSLLSGCASEPTLSESQATTPQTSRHNSSGHKAAYNRPYKVKGKTYYPMPSAAGYSEQGLASWYGYESGNRTAMGTRFKPKKYTAAHKTLPLPSKVRVTNLRNGRSIIVLVNDRGPFKKNRLIDLSQGAAKKIGVHGVANVKIEYIGNLAEND; encoded by the coding sequence ATGATGCCTTATCCAAGCTGTTTTTATAAAGCAAAATATCCCCTGCCCACCGGATTTCTGGTTGGGTTAATGCTGTTAAGCAGCTTACTGAGTGGTTGTGCTTCCGAGCCAACCTTATCAGAGTCTCAGGCAACGACACCGCAAACGTCGCGACATAATAGCTCTGGTCATAAAGCCGCCTACAACAGACCTTATAAGGTAAAAGGTAAAACTTACTATCCAATGCCCTCAGCTGCAGGCTATAGTGAGCAGGGTTTGGCCTCTTGGTATGGCTATGAATCAGGTAACCGTACTGCCATGGGCACCCGCTTTAAACCCAAGAAATATACCGCTGCGCACAAAACATTGCCGTTACCCAGCAAAGTGCGGGTAACCAATTTGCGTAATGGGCGCTCGATCATTGTATTGGTTAATGATCGTGGCCCCTTTAAAAAAAACAGATTAATTGATTTATCACAAGGTGCAGCAAAAAAAATAGGTGTACATGGCGTGGCTAACGTAAAAATTGAATATATCGGTAATTTGGCTGAAAATGATTAA